A stretch of the Porifericola rhodea genome encodes the following:
- the lysA gene encoding diaminopimelate decarboxylase — MNTIQGVNLLDVCKEFGTPLYVYDADKIVQQIDKLRSHFSRVPLQLKYAAKSLTNISVLKLVKAQGIGLDVVSVEEALLGIKAGFAPEEISYTPNCVSFEEIQEAVALGVAINIDNLPILEEFGKTYGSSVACCVRINPNIMAGGNTKISVGHSFSKFGISALQLDELVAVVEKHEIDISGVHVHTGSDILDVDVFLKSAQVVFDIAKHFSNLRFIDFGSGFKINYHQEDKSTNLDELSEKLQDAFLKFCDEYGKPLEMWLEPGKILVSESGLFLAKVNVVKENPQVTFVGVDSGFNHLIRPMFYDAYQHIENISNPDAAKKKYNVVGYICETDTFGSERELSEVRSGDILAIHNAGAYGFSMASNYNSRRRPAEVMVYKGKAHLIRQRETLDDILKNQIAIDL, encoded by the coding sequence TTGAATACCATTCAAGGCGTTAATTTGCTTGATGTATGTAAAGAGTTTGGTACTCCCCTCTATGTGTACGATGCCGATAAGATAGTACAGCAAATTGACAAACTTCGCTCTCATTTTTCCAGAGTTCCTCTTCAGCTGAAATATGCTGCTAAGTCGCTTACCAACATATCTGTACTTAAGCTGGTAAAAGCACAGGGAATAGGCCTGGATGTGGTATCTGTAGAAGAAGCTCTGTTGGGTATTAAAGCTGGTTTTGCTCCGGAAGAAATATCTTATACCCCTAATTGCGTTAGTTTTGAAGAAATACAGGAAGCCGTAGCACTAGGGGTAGCTATTAATATAGACAACCTTCCTATACTGGAAGAGTTTGGTAAAACCTATGGTTCCTCAGTGGCTTGCTGCGTACGTATCAATCCAAATATTATGGCTGGCGGCAACACTAAAATTTCTGTAGGCCATAGTTTTTCTAAATTTGGTATTTCTGCTTTGCAGCTTGATGAACTTGTAGCTGTTGTAGAAAAGCATGAGATAGATATTAGCGGTGTACACGTACATACCGGCTCCGATATATTGGATGTAGATGTGTTTTTAAAAAGTGCACAGGTAGTTTTTGATATTGCCAAGCATTTCTCTAACCTTCGCTTTATTGATTTTGGTAGTGGGTTTAAAATTAATTATCATCAGGAAGATAAATCTACCAATCTGGATGAGCTTTCAGAAAAGCTACAGGATGCCTTCTTAAAGTTTTGCGATGAATACGGCAAGCCTTTAGAAATGTGGCTGGAGCCTGGTAAAATACTGGTAAGTGAGTCTGGCTTATTCTTAGCTAAGGTAAATGTGGTAAAAGAAAACCCTCAGGTCACATTTGTAGGTGTAGATTCTGGTTTTAATCATTTAATCCGCCCTATGTTTTATGATGCTTACCAGCACATAGAGAATATTTCTAATCCTGATGCTGCCAAAAAGAAGTACAATGTGGTAGGATATATTTGCGAAACTGATACTTTTGGTAGTGAACGAGAGCTGAGCGAAGTGCGTAGTGGCGACATTTTAGCCATTCATAATGCTGGTGCTTATGGTTTTAGTATGGCTTCTAACTACAACTCTCGCCGTCGTCCGGCAGAAGTTATGGTTTACAAAGGTAAGGCGCACCTGATTCGTCAGCGAGAAACTTTAGACGATATATTAAAAAATCAGATTGCTATAGACTTATAA
- a CDS encoding S41 family peptidase has translation MKAFSLSLLSLIIVVFLCASCEEVLIQEEYEDNAVDVFNSLWTTVDENYTFFDFKGIDWDAVYTANRPRVEDGMRRDSLFNVLGDMLFVLRDGHVNLQAGFDLSRNWNWYLDHPQNFDFSLIERNYLKDDYEISGPFRNRVIDSIGYVYYSSFENQVSESLVDYIVTKFASRIEDKADTIIIKGLVIDVRDNGGGKLSNVENIVGRFADEKRLVHYWQYKDGPGHNELTERIPKYVEPTGDFQYTQAPVIILTNRSCYSATNFFVQVMKNFPNVLVVGDSTGGGGGLPINRELPNGWRYRFSSTVTTTVSGENIEDGVAPDIKVDMKEEDRQEGKDTILETAFGIINEIYDRQRIR, from the coding sequence ATGAAAGCATTTTCGCTATCGCTTCTATCACTTATTATCGTAGTTTTCTTATGTGCCTCCTGCGAAGAAGTGCTGATACAGGAAGAGTATGAAGATAATGCAGTAGATGTGTTTAATTCTCTCTGGACCACTGTAGATGAAAACTATACTTTTTTTGATTTTAAAGGTATTGACTGGGATGCTGTATATACGGCTAATCGCCCACGTGTAGAAGATGGTATGCGCCGCGACTCACTCTTTAATGTGTTGGGAGATATGCTTTTTGTTTTACGTGATGGACATGTTAACCTTCAGGCAGGTTTTGACCTTTCACGAAACTGGAACTGGTACCTGGACCATCCTCAGAATTTTGACTTCTCGCTAATAGAAAGAAACTATTTAAAAGATGACTACGAAATTTCGGGGCCTTTTCGTAATAGGGTAATAGATTCAATTGGTTATGTATACTACTCTAGCTTTGAGAATCAGGTAAGCGAGTCTTTAGTAGATTATATTGTTACTAAGTTTGCCAGCAGAATAGAAGATAAAGCAGACACTATTATTATTAAAGGTTTAGTAATTGATGTAAGGGACAATGGTGGTGGTAAGCTTAGTAATGTAGAAAACATAGTAGGACGCTTTGCAGATGAAAAAAGACTAGTACATTACTGGCAGTATAAAGATGGTCCCGGCCATAATGAGCTTACAGAGCGTATTCCTAAATATGTTGAACCTACCGGAGATTTTCAGTATACTCAGGCACCTGTTATTATCCTCACCAATCGTTCGTGTTATAGCGCTACTAACTTTTTTGTGCAGGTTATGAAGAATTTTCCGAATGTGCTGGTAGTTGGGGATAGTACTGGCGGTGGAGGCGGATTACCTATTAATCGTGAGCTGCCTAACGGATGGCGCTACCGCTTCTCTTCTACGGTAACCACTACAGTGAGTGGAGAAAATATTGAAGATGGTGTAGCTCCGGATATTAAAGTTGATATGAAAGAAGAAGATAGGCAGGAAGGTAAAGACACTATACTAGAGACAGCATTCGGAATTATTAATGAAATTTACGACCGACAACGCATAAGGTAG
- a CDS encoding sodium:calcium antiporter codes for MSLWLAIVIFIGLAAVIGYAGTMLTKAADQLADLTGFGEALVGGILLGAITSISGIITSVTAAYEGQPELAFSNAVGGIAAQTVFLAIADIAYTRANLEHASASFTNLLQGVLLIGMLGFVILVMASESLTVFGIHPASLILILIYVFGTRLISKAKEHPMWEPQDTSETVEDVPDENNQPNVNLKLLIVRFTVLAGVVGVAGYYIAQTGIIITENSGVSASFMGALFTSVATSLPELVVSVSAVRQGALTLAVSNIIGGNTFDILFLAFADMAYQEDSIYHAATNSQLFIISLTILLSSVLLLGLLHRQKYGFGKVGWESILSILIFVIGYFLLYNM; via the coding sequence ATGAGCTTATGGCTTGCCATCGTAATTTTTATTGGATTGGCGGCGGTAATTGGCTATGCCGGTACTATGTTAACCAAGGCTGCCGATCAGCTGGCAGACCTCACAGGATTTGGAGAGGCTTTAGTAGGTGGTATACTTTTGGGTGCCATTACTTCTATCTCCGGTATAATTACTTCCGTAACTGCTGCTTATGAAGGTCAACCTGAACTGGCATTTAGCAATGCCGTAGGAGGTATAGCAGCACAAACTGTTTTTTTAGCAATAGCTGATATAGCCTATACTCGCGCAAACCTTGAGCATGCTTCAGCTTCTTTTACTAACTTACTACAGGGCGTGCTACTTATTGGAATGCTAGGTTTCGTTATTCTGGTTATGGCTTCCGAATCACTCACCGTCTTTGGAATTCATCCGGCTTCCTTAATTTTAATATTAATTTATGTGTTTGGCACACGGCTTATTTCCAAAGCTAAAGAACATCCAATGTGGGAGCCGCAAGATACTTCTGAAACAGTAGAGGATGTACCCGATGAAAATAATCAGCCCAATGTAAATCTTAAACTACTGATTGTTCGCTTTACAGTATTAGCAGGTGTAGTTGGTGTCGCGGGTTATTATATTGCCCAGACTGGCATCATTATCACTGAAAACTCAGGGGTGTCTGCTTCTTTTATGGGTGCTCTTTTTACCTCTGTGGCTACCTCTTTACCAGAACTAGTAGTATCGGTATCAGCAGTAAGACAAGGCGCACTTACGCTGGCCGTAAGTAACATTATTGGAGGTAACACTTTTGATATACTATTTTTAGCATTCGCAGATATGGCTTATCAGGAAGATTCAATATACCATGCTGCTACCAATTCTCAATTGTTTATCATTTCTCTTACTATTCTGCTTAGCTCTGTATTGCTATTAGGTTTACTGCATCGGCAGAAGTATGGTTTTGGGAAAGTGGGCTGGGAGAGTATACTTTCTATTCTGATTTTTGTAATTGGATATTTCTTACTTTACAACATGTAA
- a CDS encoding tetratricopeptide repeat protein has protein sequence MKLNHPLTFVILLLSSIFAFTAEAQDQEQIELAQQYDDKGEIEKAKSVYEELAKQKKNIPIIHSRYFRLLINNGYLDQAENYVSKALKAYPANIIYRLDAGILQQRMGNNASAEKYHSEVLDEVRADPYKIRLVASHYIKSDMLEKAIVYYQQGREAASDPNLFALELANVYRRLNEKDKMVLEYLKYADEDQARITYVKNVLQNILTEEEDLQGLSNMLLDKIQEEPDKQLYNELLIWINLQQKNFYGAFMQARAIDRRNRSDGDRVMDVASIALENQDYDNALKMYDYIIEKYPRTGNYVSARRYKIKAREEIVKTRYPVAQEDITKLIDDYQNFIDESKGSAMGPSYATLEAMRSQALLYAFYLDKKDQAITTLQEVAEHPKASRELKARCKLDMGDIYLLINQPWESTLLYSQVEKNHKEEPVGYEAKLRNAKLSYYKGEFELAQGHLDVLKLATTREIANDAMSLSILIQNNTALDTTEAAMQDYANVELLLFQNKQIEAVFKLDSMLELYQNHALADEIHWLMATIDMKLGKFNESLAHLNTITEAYGYDILGDNALYMTGKIYEDQLQEQDKAMEVYTNFLREHPGSVYVADVRKRLRNLRGDFNVN, from the coding sequence ATGAAATTAAACCACCCTCTAACATTTGTTATTCTTTTGTTATCGAGTATTTTTGCTTTCACTGCCGAGGCTCAAGATCAGGAACAGATAGAACTGGCCCAACAGTATGATGACAAAGGAGAAATTGAAAAAGCGAAGTCCGTTTATGAGGAACTCGCAAAACAGAAAAAAAATATTCCGATTATTCATAGCCGATATTTTAGGTTGTTGATAAATAATGGATATCTGGATCAAGCAGAAAATTATGTTAGCAAAGCACTTAAAGCATATCCCGCAAATATTATCTACCGTCTGGATGCCGGCATACTGCAACAGCGAATGGGCAATAACGCTTCCGCGGAAAAATACCATAGCGAAGTTTTAGATGAGGTACGCGCAGACCCATATAAAATCAGGCTGGTGGCAAGCCACTACATCAAGAGCGATATGCTTGAAAAAGCTATTGTCTATTATCAGCAGGGTAGGGAAGCCGCTAGTGATCCTAACCTCTTTGCCCTTGAGTTGGCCAATGTCTATCGCCGACTCAATGAGAAAGATAAGATGGTGCTCGAGTACCTCAAATACGCTGACGAAGATCAGGCCAGAATTACCTACGTCAAGAATGTTCTCCAGAATATTCTAACCGAAGAAGAAGACCTGCAAGGCTTATCTAACATGCTGCTCGACAAAATACAGGAAGAGCCCGACAAGCAGCTGTACAATGAACTTCTAATCTGGATCAATCTCCAGCAGAAAAACTTCTACGGAGCCTTTATGCAAGCCAGAGCTATAGACAGAAGAAATAGATCCGATGGTGACAGAGTAATGGATGTAGCTAGCATTGCACTGGAAAATCAGGATTATGATAATGCACTAAAGATGTATGATTACATCATAGAGAAATATCCACGTACCGGTAATTATGTATCTGCCAGAAGGTACAAGATTAAGGCGAGGGAAGAAATTGTGAAGACCCGTTATCCAGTCGCTCAGGAAGACATCACCAAACTTATAGACGATTACCAAAACTTTATAGATGAGAGCAAAGGGTCCGCTATGGGTCCAAGCTATGCTACACTGGAAGCTATGCGAAGCCAGGCATTGCTCTATGCTTTTTACCTGGATAAAAAAGACCAGGCTATTACCACTCTACAAGAGGTGGCTGAGCACCCCAAAGCGAGCCGTGAGCTAAAGGCAAGGTGTAAGTTGGATATGGGAGACATCTATCTGCTGATCAATCAACCTTGGGAGTCTACACTGCTTTATTCGCAGGTAGAGAAAAACCATAAGGAAGAGCCAGTAGGCTATGAGGCTAAACTCAGAAATGCTAAACTCTCTTACTACAAGGGAGAGTTTGAACTGGCCCAAGGACACCTGGATGTACTCAAGTTAGCTACTACGCGTGAAATAGCTAATGATGCGATGTCCTTAAGTATATTAATACAGAACAATACAGCATTAGATACTACAGAAGCTGCCATGCAAGACTATGCTAATGTAGAATTATTACTATTCCAGAATAAGCAAATAGAAGCTGTATTTAAATTGGATAGCATGTTAGAATTATACCAAAACCATGCGTTAGCGGATGAGATACACTGGCTAATGGCTACCATAGATATGAAGTTAGGTAAATTTAATGAATCTTTAGCACATCTAAATACCATTACAGAGGCTTATGGTTATGATATACTAGGAGACAATGCTCTTTATATGACGGGAAAGATATATGAAGATCAGTTACAGGAGCAAGACAAGGCTATGGAAGTGTATACGAACTTTCTGCGCGAGCATCCGGGTAGTGTATATGTAGCAGATGTGAGGAAAAGGCTAAGAAACCTCAGAGGGGATTTTAATGTGAATTAA